The following proteins are encoded in a genomic region of Pelodictyon phaeoclathratiforme BU-1:
- a CDS encoding HAD-IA family hydrolase translates to MSNIFKGAIFDLDGVITGTAKVHSLAWESMFNYFLKNYAELNDETYFPFDPAHDYHKYVDGKPRMEGVKSFLASRDIELPYGELDDIPEKDTVCGLGNRKNSLFTEILIKEGPEVYTSSIDLIHVLISKGIKIGIASSSCNCQLILKLAKLEHLFETRVDGEVSIQLGLKGKPNPDIFIMAAKNLGLEPHECVVVEDAISGVQAGSRGNFGLVLGIARDIEGSKLKEQGADIVVSDLGEITYEEIERWFKKGLEFDGWNLTYTDYSAKDEKLRETLTSCGNGYLGVRGAYESSSCTNHHYPGTYIAGIFNRVPSEVHGQTVFNNDFVNTPNWLPIEFRIGGGEFIEPLGQKILSYRQNMSLRNGLMERDLVIQDNLGRITSISSRRFASMDDPHRCALKFTLKPVNYSAEIEFRSAIDGRIKNKNVARYNELTNDHLEQVESLSEDQLMLLHVRTNVSHYDIVTGTKTRILCHGKPAVVERVTLNNNRYIGELFKLSLNPNKGCTIEKLAAIHTSLDAKSVDPLKATRLSLQSEDSFDSLFKAHNDAWEKIWKKADLVIEGDRYSQKLLRLHTYHMMCTASPHNPSIDAGMPARGLNGEAYRGHIFWDEIFILPFFNRHFPEISKALLLYRYNRLDAAREYASENGYKGAMFPWQTADDGREDTQIIHFNPKSGSWGPDLSRLQRHVSIAVFYNVWRYIYDTDDTQFLNEYGAELMFEIARFWASIASYSTESGKYHIEGVMGPDEFHEALPDSGKEGLKDNAYTNIMAIWLFDKAAEIGDKIDPLVLEGLMSKIDLDLDELKKWREISSHMNILIDQDGVLEQFEGYKSLKELDWRHYRSRYGNIHRMDRILKAEGDSPDLYKVAKQPDVLMTFYTLSPGEVAELLEKIGYTVPDALTFVRNNYAYYEPRTSHGSTLSKVVHSIISSYLEDGHEMAWKWFSEALKSDIQDTQGGTTQEGIHCGVMAGTLDTVIRYFAGISFYNEKLNVHPNLPEQWKKLSLSVCFRKNRYIMTIAPNDIVVTLVEAEGDEALACIAGQHITLRKGVAYHSA, encoded by the coding sequence ATGAGCAACATCTTCAAAGGCGCAATTTTCGATCTTGATGGGGTGATCACTGGCACGGCAAAAGTACACAGCCTTGCATGGGAATCGATGTTTAATTACTTCCTCAAAAATTATGCGGAATTAAACGACGAAACGTACTTCCCTTTCGACCCGGCCCACGACTATCACAAGTATGTAGACGGCAAACCAAGAATGGAGGGAGTCAAAAGCTTTCTCGCTTCACGTGACATTGAGCTCCCTTATGGCGAACTGGACGATATCCCGGAAAAAGATACCGTCTGCGGTCTTGGCAACCGCAAAAACAGCCTTTTCACCGAAATTCTCATCAAGGAAGGGCCTGAGGTCTATACCTCATCAATTGACCTGATCCACGTCCTCATCTCAAAGGGGATTAAAATTGGTATCGCTTCATCAAGCTGCAACTGCCAGCTCATCCTGAAGCTTGCCAAACTTGAACATCTTTTTGAGACCCGTGTGGATGGAGAGGTCTCCATTCAGCTCGGCCTGAAGGGAAAGCCCAATCCTGATATTTTTATCATGGCGGCCAAAAACCTCGGTCTGGAACCACACGAATGTGTGGTTGTTGAGGATGCCATTTCCGGCGTTCAGGCTGGCTCCCGAGGCAATTTCGGTCTGGTGCTCGGTATTGCCCGTGACATCGAAGGATCGAAACTGAAGGAGCAGGGCGCTGATATTGTTGTCAGTGACCTTGGCGAAATCACCTATGAAGAGATTGAGCGCTGGTTCAAGAAGGGACTTGAGTTTGACGGGTGGAACCTGACCTATACCGATTATTCTGCCAAAGATGAAAAACTTCGTGAGACACTGACCTCGTGCGGCAATGGCTACCTTGGCGTAAGAGGAGCCTATGAAAGCTCTTCCTGTACCAACCATCACTATCCCGGCACCTACATTGCCGGAATTTTCAACAGGGTACCCTCGGAGGTTCATGGTCAAACCGTTTTCAACAATGATTTTGTCAATACCCCAAATTGGCTTCCCATCGAATTCAGGATAGGGGGTGGAGAGTTCATTGAACCATTGGGGCAAAAGATACTCAGCTATCGCCAGAACATGAGTCTGCGCAACGGCCTCATGGAACGGGATCTCGTCATTCAGGACAACCTTGGAAGAATAACAAGCATCAGCAGTCGCCGATTTGCGAGCATGGACGATCCGCACCGCTGCGCGCTCAAGTTCACCCTGAAACCGGTCAATTACAGTGCGGAAATAGAGTTCCGCTCAGCAATTGACGGAAGGATTAAGAACAAGAATGTTGCGCGATACAATGAGCTGACAAACGATCATCTGGAGCAGGTGGAAAGTCTCTCGGAAGATCAGCTCATGCTGCTTCATGTACGCACCAATGTATCGCATTACGATATTGTGACCGGCACAAAAACGAGAATTTTATGCCATGGCAAGCCTGCGGTTGTCGAAAGGGTAACATTGAACAACAATCGCTACATCGGAGAGCTCTTCAAACTCTCGCTCAATCCGAACAAAGGCTGCACCATTGAAAAACTGGCCGCCATTCATACCTCTCTTGATGCAAAAAGTGTCGATCCACTGAAAGCCACCCGCCTTTCCCTGCAAAGCGAAGATTCTTTCGATTCGCTCTTCAAGGCGCATAATGATGCCTGGGAGAAAATATGGAAAAAGGCTGATCTGGTTATTGAGGGCGACCGCTACAGCCAGAAATTGCTCCGCCTGCACACCTATCACATGATGTGCACCGCTTCGCCGCACAATCCCTCCATTGATGCCGGTATGCCGGCCCGTGGACTGAACGGTGAGGCCTACCGTGGACATATTTTCTGGGATGAGATCTTTATTCTGCCCTTTTTCAACCGCCACTTCCCCGAGATCTCAAAGGCTCTTCTGCTCTACCGATACAATCGGCTTGATGCAGCAAGGGAGTATGCGAGTGAAAATGGCTACAAGGGAGCAATGTTCCCATGGCAGACTGCCGATGATGGCCGCGAAGATACGCAGATCATCCATTTTAACCCGAAGAGCGGTAGCTGGGGTCCTGACCTCAGCCGTCTGCAGCGACATGTTTCTATTGCGGTCTTCTACAATGTCTGGCGCTACATCTATGACACCGACGACACGCAGTTCCTCAATGAGTATGGCGCTGAACTGATGTTTGAAATTGCTCGTTTCTGGGCTTCGATTGCCTCATATTCGACCGAGAGCGGCAAGTACCATATTGAAGGGGTAATGGGGCCTGATGAATTTCATGAAGCGCTGCCCGATAGTGGCAAAGAGGGACTGAAAGACAATGCCTACACCAACATCATGGCGATCTGGCTCTTCGACAAAGCCGCTGAAATCGGTGATAAAATTGATCCTCTTGTGCTTGAAGGATTGATGTCGAAGATTGATCTTGACCTTGATGAGCTGAAGAAATGGCGGGAAATCAGCAGCCACATGAATATCCTGATTGATCAGGATGGTGTACTGGAGCAGTTTGAAGGATACAAGAGCCTTAAAGAGCTTGACTGGCGTCACTACCGCTCACGGTACGGCAACATCCACCGTATGGACAGGATACTGAAAGCCGAGGGTGATTCGCCCGATCTGTACAAGGTTGCCAAACAACCTGATGTTTTGATGACCTTTTATACGCTCTCACCCGGTGAGGTAGCCGAGTTGCTCGAAAAAATCGGGTATACGGTACCCGATGCCCTGACCTTTGTCAGAAACAATTATGCCTATTATGAACCACGGACAAGTCATGGTTCAACCTTGAGCAAGGTGGTTCACAGCATCATCTCAAGCTATCTGGAAGATGGTCATGAAATGGCATGGAAATGGTTCTCCGAAGCCCTCAAGAGCGATATTCAGGATACCCAGGGCGGCACAACCCAAGAGGGCATTCACTGTGGCGTCATGGCTGGAACGCTCGACACTGTTATTCGTTATTTTGCCGGTATTTCATTCTATAACGAAAAACTCAATGTGCATCCAAACCTGCCTGAGCAGTGGAAAAAGCTTTCACTAAGCGTCTGTTTCAGGAAAAATCGCTATATCATGACCATTGCACCGAATGATATCGTTGTCACGCTGGTCGAAGCCGAGGGAGATGAAGCCCTCGCATGTATTGCCGGACAGCATATCACCCTCAGGAAAGGAGTTGCATACCACTCCGCTTGA
- the queA gene encoding tRNA preQ1(34) S-adenosylmethionine ribosyltransferase-isomerase QueA: protein MRLSNFRYTLPKTKIADEPASPRGKCKMMVLNRRKKDIEHKVFEDIVSYFKKGDLLVLNNSRVFPAKIFGQKEKTDAKIEVFLLRVLNKEAGLWDVLVDPARKVRVGNKIYFEEDVVAEVVDNTTSRGRTIRFLNPDIDVFSLVERIGNIPLPPYFTRPPRESDKENYQTVYASETGAVVAPMAGLHFTMPILQKIQKIGVKILPITLHPSLSTFNAIEVEDVSKHKMDSEYFNIPYQTAMEINETKVNKTGRVIAVGTTTCRVLEANATVDGKIKFGRGWTDKFIYPPYQFKVTDALLTNFQQPETTLLMTVSAFAEHRLLMEAYKTALKEDYQFLAYGDAMFIH from the coding sequence ATGCGCCTGTCCAACTTTCGATATACCCTGCCCAAAACAAAAATAGCCGATGAACCTGCTTCGCCGAGAGGGAAGTGCAAAATGATGGTACTGAACCGGCGAAAAAAAGACATCGAGCATAAAGTCTTCGAAGATATCGTCTCCTATTTTAAAAAAGGGGATCTGCTTGTGTTGAATAACAGCAGGGTCTTCCCCGCAAAAATCTTTGGTCAGAAAGAGAAGACTGATGCAAAAATTGAAGTCTTCCTGCTCAGAGTGCTCAATAAAGAGGCTGGATTGTGGGATGTTCTGGTTGATCCTGCACGCAAAGTAAGAGTTGGCAACAAGATCTACTTTGAGGAGGATGTGGTTGCTGAAGTTGTTGACAACACCACTTCACGGGGAAGAACCATCAGGTTCCTCAATCCAGACATCGATGTTTTCAGTCTCGTCGAACGCATCGGCAATATTCCCCTGCCCCCCTACTTCACCCGTCCACCCCGTGAATCAGACAAGGAAAACTATCAGACCGTCTACGCCTCCGAGACCGGCGCTGTTGTAGCTCCAATGGCCGGACTGCATTTCACCATGCCTATCCTGCAAAAAATCCAGAAAATAGGGGTAAAAATCCTGCCGATCACCCTCCATCCGAGTTTGAGCACCTTTAATGCTATTGAGGTTGAGGATGTCTCCAAGCACAAGATGGATTCTGAATACTTTAATATCCCCTATCAAACGGCCATGGAGATCAATGAAACCAAGGTCAACAAAACAGGACGGGTTATTGCTGTTGGAACAACAACATGCCGAGTGCTTGAAGCCAATGCTACGGTTGACGGGAAGATCAAGTTTGGAAGGGGTTGGACCGACAAGTTCATCTATCCCCCTTACCAGTTCAAGGTAACCGATGCGCTTTTGACCAATTTCCAGCAACCTGAAACCACACTGCTGATGACGGTAAGCGCTTTTGCAGAACACCGCCTCCTGATGGAAGCCTATAAAACCGCGCTCAAGGAGGACTACCAGTTTCTGGCCTATGGAGATGCCATGTTCATTCATTAA
- the ispD gene encoding 2-C-methyl-D-erythritol 4-phosphate cytidylyltransferase: MQATAIIAASGIGKRMQLREGESKQLLEVGGFPVIYHTLKAFQMASSVKAIYIATRLENRSILEELAAASGFSKLKAIIEGGKERQDSVYNCIRAIEEEKRLTGASAEIILVHDGARPFIRSEEIDEIARLSMQYGACVPANRPKDTIKYVGENPEFFGETLDRSKLLQVQTPQGFQSNLLIQAHEQAELEGWYATDDAALVERFFPEQPVKIFETGYHNIKITTPEDIPVAEAIFSQISTRS; the protein is encoded by the coding sequence ATGCAAGCAACAGCCATTATAGCCGCAAGCGGTATCGGAAAACGGATGCAGCTCAGGGAGGGTGAGAGCAAACAGTTACTTGAAGTCGGAGGGTTTCCGGTTATCTACCATACCCTGAAGGCTTTTCAGATGGCCTCTTCGGTTAAAGCCATCTATATTGCCACCAGGCTGGAGAACAGGAGCATACTCGAAGAACTTGCTGCTGCCTCGGGTTTCAGTAAGCTGAAAGCCATTATCGAGGGCGGAAAAGAGCGACAGGATTCCGTTTACAACTGCATCCGTGCCATTGAGGAAGAAAAACGCCTGACAGGTGCTTCTGCAGAGATCATTCTGGTTCATGATGGTGCACGCCCCTTTATTCGTTCTGAAGAGATTGATGAAATTGCGCGCCTCTCCATGCAGTATGGCGCCTGTGTTCCGGCAAACAGGCCAAAAGACACGATCAAGTATGTCGGGGAGAATCCGGAGTTTTTTGGTGAAACCCTTGACCGCAGCAAACTTCTCCAGGTACAAACTCCCCAGGGTTTTCAAAGCAACCTCTTGATCCAGGCGCATGAGCAGGCAGAACTGGAAGGGTGGTATGCAACCGATGACGCTGCGCTGGTCGAGCGTTTTTTTCCTGAACAACCCGTAAAAATTTTTGAAACCGGCTATCACAATATCAAAATTACGACACCGGAAGATATTCCCGTTGCCGAGGCGATATTCAGCCAGATTTCAACACGGAGTTAA
- a CDS encoding hotdog fold thioesterase: MTQSSVFFGPVTVEEINTTQIIDGQMARHLGIEMTEIGPDFMTAKMPVDHRTIQRIGILHGGASLALAETVGSIAASYCVDRNSFYIVGQEINANHIRPVRSGFVYATATPLHLGKSSQVWDIRVKNEEGKLTCVSRFTVAVLKKAPLPQ, encoded by the coding sequence ATGACTCAATCCTCTGTTTTTTTTGGTCCGGTAACTGTTGAAGAGATCAATACCACACAAATCATTGATGGCCAGATGGCCCGCCACCTCGGTATTGAAATGACCGAAATCGGACCTGACTTCATGACGGCAAAAATGCCCGTCGATCATCGTACCATACAGCGTATCGGAATTCTTCACGGGGGAGCCTCACTGGCTCTGGCTGAAACCGTCGGAAGCATTGCCGCCTCTTACTGCGTTGACCGTAACTCTTTTTACATTGTCGGTCAAGAGATCAATGCAAACCATATCCGTCCGGTCAGGAGCGGTTTTGTCTACGCTACGGCAACTCCCCTGCATCTTGGAAAAAGCTCACAGGTATGGGATATCAGAGTAAAAAATGAGGAGGGTAAACTTACCTGCGTCAGCCGCTTTACCGTTGCTGTCCTGAAAAAAGCTCCGCTCCCTCAATAA
- a CDS encoding B12-binding domain-containing radical SAM protein has translation MQIIQSETLVSPLDTASNSSEELLHQLAAQQKSRKKWLLIQPVSNTSMMVDSGTVSMPLNLIMVATIVGTLFDVTFIDERLGDKIPEDFSGFDVIAITSRTLNASQAYRIGDRALKQGKTVILGGVHPTMLNEEASLHCTSVVYGEIESIWTELATDVLKGKMQQVYRAKELKSMSDMHRPDFSYALSSKSSKKYSSRIPLLATKGCPVGCNFCTTPTIYGKNYRYRELDLVLDEMRYHQERVGKKNVNFSFMDDNISFRPKYFMTLLEEMAKLGVHWNANISMNFLDKPEVAELAGRSGCDLLSIGFESLNPETLKTLHKGSNRLSNYEQVVSNLHKNKIAIQGYFMFGFDNDTEESFQLTYDFIMKNKIEFPVFSLVTPFPGTPYFDEMKPRIRHFDWDKYDTYHYMFEPTNMTGEKMLSNFVKLQKEVYKGGAIMQRMAGKPLNWVWLANYAMNRFTSKLTPEYYY, from the coding sequence ATGCAAATCATACAATCAGAAACTCTCGTCTCGCCGCTCGACACCGCCTCAAATAGTTCCGAGGAACTTCTCCACCAGCTTGCTGCACAGCAAAAATCACGCAAGAAATGGCTTCTCATCCAGCCGGTAAGCAACACCAGCATGATGGTCGATTCCGGTACGGTCAGTATGCCGTTAAACCTGATTATGGTTGCCACCATCGTCGGAACGCTCTTTGACGTCACCTTTATCGATGAGCGGCTTGGAGACAAGATTCCTGAAGATTTTTCCGGATTTGATGTCATAGCCATCACCTCGCGAACACTCAACGCATCACAAGCCTACCGGATCGGCGACAGGGCATTAAAACAGGGCAAAACCGTTATCCTCGGCGGAGTCCATCCCACCATGCTGAACGAAGAGGCCTCCCTGCACTGCACCAGCGTGGTCTACGGTGAAATTGAGTCCATCTGGACAGAACTTGCCACTGATGTGCTGAAAGGCAAAATGCAGCAGGTATACCGGGCAAAGGAGCTAAAGTCGATGAGCGACATGCACCGCCCCGATTTCAGCTATGCCCTTTCATCAAAAAGCTCGAAAAAATACAGCTCACGCATTCCCCTGCTTGCAACAAAGGGTTGCCCTGTCGGGTGCAACTTCTGCACAACACCAACCATTTACGGCAAGAACTACCGCTACCGCGAGCTTGACCTGGTACTCGATGAGATGCGTTACCATCAGGAGCGGGTTGGGAAGAAAAATGTCAATTTTTCCTTCATGGACGACAACATCAGTTTCCGTCCCAAGTATTTCATGACCCTGCTTGAAGAGATGGCCAAGCTTGGCGTACACTGGAACGCCAATATCTCCATGAACTTTCTCGACAAACCCGAAGTTGCCGAACTTGCTGGCCGCTCCGGCTGCGATCTGCTCAGCATCGGGTTTGAATCGCTCAATCCGGAAACCCTGAAAACCCTCCACAAGGGCTCCAACCGTCTCAGCAACTATGAACAGGTTGTAAGCAATCTCCATAAAAACAAAATTGCCATCCAGGGATACTTCATGTTCGGTTTCGACAACGACACCGAAGAGAGCTTCCAGCTCACCTACGACTTCATCATGAAAAACAAGATCGAGTTTCCGGTATTTTCACTGGTCACCCCCTTCCCCGGAACACCCTATTTCGATGAAATGAAGCCCCGCATCCGCCATTTCGACTGGGACAAGTACGACACCTACCACTACATGTTCGAGCCAACCAACATGACTGGCGAAAAAATGCTCTCAAACTTTGTCAAGCTCCAGAAAGAGGTCTACAAGGGAGGCGCCATCATGCAGCGCATGGCAGGCAAACCGCTCAACTGGGTCTGGCTCGCCAACTACGCTATGAACCGCTTCACCAGCAAGCTGACGCCGGAATATTATTACTGA
- a CDS encoding VF530 family protein, protein MNDHPNNPLHGLTLEKILCDLVNHYGWEELYKMIEIRCFYNDPSIKSSLKFLRKTNWAREKIEEIYIDLIAQEKKEL, encoded by the coding sequence ATGAATGATCACCCAAATAATCCACTGCATGGATTAACTCTTGAAAAAATACTCTGTGATCTGGTAAATCATTATGGCTGGGAAGAACTCTATAAAATGATAGAAATTCGTTGTTTTTATAATGATCCAAGTATTAAATCGAGTTTGAAATTCTTGCGAAAAACAAACTGGGCAAGGGAAAAAATTGAAGAAATATATATTGACTTGATTGCTCAAGAAAAGAAAGAACTGTAA
- the aspS gene encoding aspartate--tRNA ligase translates to MSKAAGSTQTLKNRFRSDYCGLLCPEREHGSVRLAGWVHRKRDHGGLIFIDLRDHTGISQLVIQPEQQELFAKAEQLHVESVICIEGVVVLRAPGAINSRLASGEIEVVVSQITVESNAHPLPFPVADEVVTSEELRLKYRFIDLRREKIHENIIFRSRLTAAIRRYLEEQDFIEIQTPILTSSSPEGARDFLVPSRLHPGKFYALPQAPQQFKQLLMVSGFPRYFQIAPCFRDEDARADRSPGEFYQLDMEMAFIEQNDLFTILEGMIEHLTRTMSHKRITQFPFPRISYKEVMNRFGTDKPDLRIPLEISDVTPLFVGSAFKVFANSTVEGSCVKALVVKGRGNESRLFYDKAEKRAKELGSGGLAYIQFREEGPKGPVVKFLSEADLATLKEHLGLETGDVVFFGAGKWESTCKIMGGMRTYFGDLFTLDKDELSFCWIVDFPMYEYNEEAKKIDFSHNPFSMPQGEMEALETMPPLDILAYQYDIVCNGIELSSGAIRNHKPEIMYKAFGIAGYSREEVDARFGHMIEAFKLGAPPHGGIAPGLDRLVMILCDEQNIREVIAFPMNQQAQDLMMGSPSEVTPVQLKELHLKVELPKK, encoded by the coding sequence ATGAGTAAAGCTGCAGGGAGCACGCAGACTCTGAAAAACCGGTTCCGCTCAGATTATTGCGGATTACTCTGTCCGGAGCGTGAGCATGGCTCCGTCAGGCTTGCCGGCTGGGTTCACAGAAAACGTGATCATGGGGGCCTTATATTTATTGATCTGAGGGATCATACCGGCATCAGCCAGCTTGTTATTCAGCCTGAGCAGCAGGAGCTCTTCGCAAAAGCTGAGCAATTGCATGTGGAATCGGTTATCTGTATTGAGGGTGTTGTGGTTCTTCGCGCTCCGGGAGCCATCAATTCCCGTCTCGCATCCGGCGAGATTGAGGTGGTTGTCAGTCAGATTACGGTCGAAAGTAATGCACATCCATTACCCTTTCCGGTAGCCGACGAGGTGGTGACTTCGGAAGAGCTGCGGCTGAAATACCGTTTCATTGATCTGCGCCGTGAAAAAATTCATGAAAATATCATTTTTCGCAGCCGATTGACTGCTGCTATACGCCGCTATCTTGAAGAACAGGATTTTATCGAAATCCAGACACCGATTCTTACTTCCAGCTCGCCAGAGGGTGCACGCGACTTTCTTGTGCCAAGCCGCCTTCATCCGGGTAAATTCTATGCACTGCCCCAGGCGCCCCAGCAGTTCAAGCAATTGCTCATGGTATCAGGTTTTCCCCGCTACTTCCAGATAGCCCCCTGTTTCCGTGATGAAGATGCCCGTGCTGACCGCAGCCCCGGTGAGTTTTATCAGCTCGATATGGAGATGGCCTTCATTGAGCAGAACGATCTCTTTACGATCCTTGAAGGGATGATTGAGCATCTTACCCGCACCATGTCGCACAAGCGGATCACGCAATTTCCCTTTCCGAGAATCAGTTATAAAGAGGTGATGAACCGCTTCGGTACCGACAAACCCGATTTGCGGATTCCTCTCGAAATCAGCGATGTTACGCCACTCTTTGTTGGTTCAGCCTTCAAAGTCTTTGCAAATAGTACGGTAGAAGGCTCCTGCGTCAAGGCACTTGTTGTCAAGGGTCGCGGCAATGAATCGAGGCTCTTTTACGACAAGGCAGAGAAACGCGCCAAAGAGCTTGGTTCAGGCGGTCTTGCCTATATCCAGTTCAGGGAAGAGGGACCAAAAGGGCCTGTGGTCAAGTTTCTTTCCGAAGCGGATCTTGCTACGCTCAAAGAGCACCTTGGCCTTGAGACCGGTGATGTGGTCTTTTTCGGGGCAGGGAAGTGGGAATCGACCTGCAAGATCATGGGCGGTATGAGAACCTACTTCGGCGATCTCTTTACGCTCGACAAGGATGAACTCTCCTTCTGCTGGATCGTTGATTTTCCCATGTACGAGTACAACGAGGAGGCCAAAAAGATCGACTTTTCACACAACCCCTTCTCCATGCCGCAGGGAGAGATGGAGGCGCTTGAAACCATGCCGCCTCTCGATATTCTTGCCTACCAGTACGATATCGTCTGCAATGGCATTGAGCTGTCAAGCGGCGCCATCCGCAACCACAAGCCGGAGATCATGTACAAGGCTTTTGGTATTGCCGGATACAGCCGCGAAGAGGTTGACGCACGCTTTGGTCACATGATCGAAGCCTTCAAGCTTGGCGCACCACCGCACGGAGGAATTGCTCCCGGTCTCGATCGCCTCGTCATGATCCTCTGCGACGAGCAGAACATCCGTGAGGTCATCGCCTTCCCAATGAACCAGCAGGCGCAGGATCTCATGATGGGCTCACCATCAGAGGTGACGCCCGTTCAGCTCAAGGAGCTGCATCTGAAGGTGGAGTTACCGAAAAAATGA
- a CDS encoding DNA polymerase III subunit gamma/tau translates to MSLSVPPTSSAPPVKPSESGEIDLGSWQKKLSNFASNPETKRHLVSASSEIVRNDAAGALDSVADLATLRVEWHQFLEHVAKKNRNFMAMHLQSCELVACSAGGVLDIACCRKFSYEELQQERSVLQQEISEFYALPLQLRILYDAEKDACTREKTVFTLFQELSQSNEVIRFLVTEFGGELVY, encoded by the coding sequence GTGTCACTTTCCGTGCCACCAACCTCATCTGCACCTCCGGTGAAGCCCTCAGAAAGTGGAGAGATTGATCTTGGTTCATGGCAAAAAAAGCTCTCAAATTTTGCTTCTAATCCCGAAACGAAGCGGCATCTTGTTTCCGCCTCCTCCGAAATCGTGCGTAACGATGCTGCCGGGGCTCTTGACTCCGTTGCTGATCTTGCAACACTCAGGGTGGAATGGCACCAGTTTCTTGAACATGTAGCCAAAAAAAACCGGAACTTCATGGCAATGCACCTGCAATCCTGCGAGCTTGTTGCATGCAGTGCTGGCGGAGTGCTCGATATCGCCTGTTGCCGAAAATTTTCCTATGAGGAGCTTCAGCAGGAAAGGTCGGTTTTGCAGCAGGAAATTTCAGAATTTTATGCCTTGCCACTCCAGCTTCGTATTCTCTATGATGCCGAAAAAGATGCCTGTACCAGGGAAAAGACGGTGTTTACCCTTTTTCAGGAACTTTCACAGAGCAATGAGGTCATCCGCTTTCTTGTTACCGAGTTTGGAGGAGAGCTTGTCTATTGA
- the dnaX gene encoding DNA polymerase III subunit gamma/tau: MSYQVIARKYRPVKFADITAQEHVTRTIQNSLRMGRVGHGYIFSGLRGVGKTTAARVFAKALNCQKMMEDAEYLQQVTEPCGECESCRDFDAGTSLNIAEFDAASNNSVDDIRTLRENVRYGPQKGTYRVYIIDEVHMLSIAAFNAFLKTLEEPPPHAIFIFATTELHKIPATIASRCQRFNFKRIPLEEIQKQLQFICDAEQITVDGDALQLIGRKAQGSMRDAQSILDQVIAFSAENDHTGSITYSGVAELLNYIDDEHLFEVTDAVAERNAVKMLDVAQFVIRNGYDEQDFLEKLIEHLRNFLVVQNLSSTRLVERPDAIRERYQRDAGNFSPFAVMQMVDFLLLTQKELKFQFEYQFRFELALLKLIDIVHPAPAAALPAEPQPQLQAQKKKHLTSP, encoded by the coding sequence ATGAGTTATCAGGTTATAGCCCGGAAGTATCGTCCGGTAAAATTTGCAGACATTACCGCACAGGAGCATGTTACCCGCACCATACAGAATTCGCTTCGCATGGGCAGGGTTGGTCACGGCTATATTTTTTCGGGGTTACGCGGTGTTGGCAAAACAACAGCGGCAAGGGTTTTTGCCAAAGCGTTGAATTGCCAGAAGATGATGGAAGATGCTGAGTATCTGCAGCAGGTTACCGAGCCTTGCGGAGAGTGTGAAAGCTGCAGGGACTTTGATGCAGGTACCAGTCTCAATATTGCGGAGTTTGATGCCGCATCCAATAACAGTGTCGATGATATCCGTACGTTGCGGGAAAATGTCCGCTACGGGCCACAGAAAGGAACCTATCGGGTCTATATCATTGATGAGGTGCACATGCTCTCCATTGCGGCCTTCAATGCATTTCTGAAAACACTTGAGGAGCCCCCTCCTCACGCTATTTTTATTTTTGCCACTACGGAACTGCACAAAATTCCGGCAACCATTGCTTCCCGCTGTCAGCGGTTCAACTTCAAACGAATTCCGCTGGAGGAGATCCAGAAGCAACTGCAGTTTATTTGTGACGCCGAGCAGATAACGGTTGATGGCGATGCCTTGCAGCTTATCGGGCGTAAGGCGCAGGGTTCCATGCGCGATGCGCAGAGTATTCTTGATCAGGTTATCGCATTTTCAGCCGAGAATGATCATACAGGAAGTATCACCTATTCCGGTGTTGCTGAATTGCTGAACTACATCGATGATGAGCATCTCTTTGAGGTCACTGATGCCGTTGCAGAGCGCAATGCGGTCAAGATGCTTGACGTTGCACAGTTTGTCATCAGGAACGGTTATGACGAACAGGATTTTCTTGAAAAGCTGATTGAGCATTTGCGGAATTTTTTGGTGGTACAGAATCTCAGTTCCACCCGTCTGGTTGAACGCCCCGATGCAATCCGTGAACGTTACCAGCGCGATGCAGGAAATTTCTCTCCTTTTGCGGTTATGCAGATGGTCGATTTTCTTCTGCTGACCCAGAAAGAGCTGAAGTTTCAGTTCGAATACCAGTTCCGTTTTGAGCTTGCGCTGCTCAAGCTGATTGATATTGTGCACCCAGCTCCTGCGGCAGCTTTGCCAGCGGAACCACAGCCTCAACTGCAGGCTCAAAAAAAAAAGCACCTGACAAGCCCCTGA